A window from Ferrimicrobium acidiphilum DSM 19497 encodes these proteins:
- a CDS encoding SCO6880 family protein, which yields MTTSSSSSTAGPPSVRFGRQSTRGVLLGFSLPRVIAIGLSAIVVVIGLTVAGGMGFMISALVWAPLMASALMNVRGKPAIEWVSVAGQYWGRKQKGQTEFRSKPSKPRPAGTLALPGDAASLRFYDDPVTGCVMVHDPHRNTISATLLVEHPAYVLLSPDEQVTRVSAWGRTLASLGQSGTCATLQVLEATVPDPGVGVTGWYESHGVRNGGWADEAYRSLLEMTSSGSSTHRTTITIALDMGAAARAITAAGRGMRGAAAVLSADMGAIEHSLRTTGLRVQHWLSASELAAIVRAAYDPASNVLPDGPGAKLETAGPIAISEHWDRFRSDSGFSSVLWISDWPRIDVPPSFLHSLVFSPGVRKSISIVTHPVGTTEALRSIRKEKTEAISDSLQKAKIGQIEDLSDAQEYQDILDRERALISGHVDVEFSGFIAISAPTEEALTAAVSQIERAAAQAACETRILYGRQTQGFVVAALPLGRGVF from the coding sequence TTGACCACCTCATCTTCATCCTCCACAGCTGGTCCTCCCTCCGTCCGTTTCGGGCGCCAATCCACGCGAGGCGTCTTGTTGGGTTTCTCCTTGCCGCGTGTCATCGCTATCGGCCTATCCGCCATCGTCGTCGTCATCGGTCTCACCGTAGCTGGCGGGATGGGCTTCATGATCTCTGCCCTCGTTTGGGCACCGCTGATGGCGTCGGCCCTGATGAACGTCAGAGGTAAGCCAGCCATCGAGTGGGTGTCGGTCGCGGGCCAGTACTGGGGTCGTAAGCAGAAAGGCCAAACCGAGTTTCGGTCCAAACCATCCAAACCACGCCCAGCCGGCACGCTCGCCTTGCCGGGAGATGCCGCCTCACTGCGCTTCTACGACGATCCAGTTACAGGCTGTGTCATGGTTCACGATCCGCATCGCAATACGATCTCTGCGACCCTCCTGGTCGAGCACCCAGCCTACGTTCTACTCTCCCCTGATGAGCAGGTCACCCGGGTCTCTGCGTGGGGGCGCACCCTTGCCTCTCTCGGCCAGTCGGGCACTTGTGCTACCCTGCAGGTGCTCGAGGCCACCGTGCCAGACCCTGGGGTCGGTGTCACAGGATGGTACGAGAGCCACGGCGTTCGCAACGGAGGTTGGGCGGACGAGGCATATCGCTCACTGCTTGAGATGACCTCGTCGGGCTCTTCGACACATCGCACGACTATCACCATCGCTCTCGATATGGGGGCCGCGGCCCGGGCAATCACCGCTGCTGGGAGGGGGATGCGGGGAGCCGCAGCGGTCCTCTCGGCTGACATGGGTGCGATCGAGCACAGCCTTCGCACCACAGGCTTGCGGGTCCAACACTGGCTGTCCGCGAGCGAGCTGGCAGCTATCGTCCGAGCGGCCTATGACCCCGCGAGCAACGTCCTGCCGGACGGGCCAGGAGCAAAGCTCGAGACGGCGGGTCCGATCGCCATCTCAGAGCACTGGGATCGCTTTCGCTCCGACTCCGGGTTCTCCAGCGTTCTCTGGATCAGCGACTGGCCACGGATCGACGTGCCGCCGTCCTTCCTCCATTCGCTGGTGTTCTCGCCAGGGGTGCGAAAATCCATCTCTATCGTGACTCATCCTGTAGGCACAACGGAGGCGCTGAGGTCGATTCGCAAGGAGAAGACGGAGGCGATCTCGGACTCCCTACAAAAGGCGAAGATCGGCCAGATCGAAGACCTTTCGGACGCTCAGGAGTACCAGGACATTCTTGACCGGGAACGAGCGCTGATAAGCGGCCACGTTGATGTAGAGTTCTCGGGCTTCATCGCTATCTCCGCTCCCACCGAGGAGGCGCTGACGGCGGCCGTCTCACAGATCGAACGAGCGGCTGCCCAAGCAGCGTGCGAGACGCGCATCCTCTACGGGCGCCAGACGCAGGGCTTCGTCGTCGCCGCCCTCCCGCTGGGACGGGGAGTCTTTTGA
- a CDS encoding helix-turn-helix domain-containing protein, whose translation MTPTTPQTNPAPSDTIEAPPAGILLDIDEAATALRISRSRLFQLVSSGQLLSVKLGRRRLFRRADLEAFASALAPTPPAKGSRVRTSGSMR comes from the coding sequence ATGACACCTACTACACCTCAAACCAACCCGGCACCATCGGACACTATTGAAGCGCCGCCTGCTGGCATCCTGCTCGACATTGACGAGGCTGCTACAGCCCTTCGAATAAGCCGTTCGCGTCTGTTCCAGCTCGTCAGCTCTGGACAGCTTCTCTCGGTGAAGTTGGGGCGGAGACGATTATTTCGCCGTGCTGACCTTGAGGCGTTCGCCTCAGCTCTTGCGCCAACACCTCCGGCGAAAGGCTCCCGAGTGCGAACCTCGGGCTCGATGAGATAG
- a CDS encoding HNH endonuclease signature motif containing protein, translating into MREPRLGLAWSGRRRAMRRRYSLYMSSPEWFTRREHWVKEWSDAHDGGTPHCLICGIEWTLSGDDLHHRTYARLGHERTADLIALCRPCHRELHRRMEANPEWRRRPREQATDVLVAQMRYQRNWKQIS; encoded by the coding sequence ATGCGTGAGCCGCGTTTGGGCCTGGCCTGGTCTGGCCGACGCAGGGCGATGCGCCGCAGGTACAGCCTCTACATGAGTTCACCCGAGTGGTTCACGCGTCGTGAGCACTGGGTAAAGGAATGGAGTGACGCCCATGACGGGGGCACACCCCACTGTCTGATTTGTGGGATCGAGTGGACGCTTTCTGGTGATGACCTACACCATCGAACCTACGCCCGGCTTGGTCACGAACGCACCGCAGACCTGATTGCCCTCTGTCGTCCCTGTCATCGAGAGCTACATCGTCGGATGGAGGCGAATCCGGAGTGGCGAAGGCGACCGCGGGAGCAGGCGACCGACGTGCTTGTGGCACAGATGCGATATCAACGCAATTGGAAACAGATCAGCTAG
- a CDS encoding type IV secretory system conjugative DNA transfer family protein — MPSPSRGNQSDADLGLIVIVGVMLVLGTLYLGGLASAAVSGHGVPRSPLGALAAFAHPGDPSMAWDAPVGDPVIYWSTQLLLLTVLGSLIYGGWRVFKPAPSRPQQASADPTQLEGMAERKHVVVVAGPRTLLAQAKVLRPSIDKPGPHDLGFFLGTSRGVECWMGVRDSLVILGPPGSGKGLNLIIPSILDAPGAVITTSTRPDNLTVTLAARASEGRPVGVFDPQGLAIGAPSSLRWSPIRGCERPQTAMVRAAALCADAGRGVTEANFWQQQTQTAIRCMLHAAAVAKLPPAVLYEWSLSAAAAKDAVAILSINPNATPTWDRALDAIVSADHRQRDSVWSMVGNALAPLADPQVLAAVSPVEGEDFDPVDFLKRRGTLYLLGTATGTSATAGLVSALVEDVVEVARRMAAAAPGARLDPPLCLILDEAANYPLPSLGSLMSEGGGTGIPTMVVLQSLAQARDRWGTETAEAIWDSATAKIVMGGSSNASDLADISRLLGEREVQEVSQSYQAGSKSVSTSIRRVNVLDPATIRTLKFGHGLLLFRASQPIIMTLRPWISRRDADSLRNDQARIEALVRQGAMEVLGDA, encoded by the coding sequence ATGCCATCACCGTCGCGCGGTAACCAGAGCGATGCCGACCTTGGCCTGATCGTCATCGTGGGCGTCATGCTGGTGCTGGGAACCCTGTACCTTGGCGGGCTAGCTAGCGCTGCCGTGAGCGGCCACGGGGTCCCGCGCTCTCCTCTTGGTGCGCTGGCGGCCTTCGCTCACCCTGGTGATCCTTCGATGGCCTGGGATGCTCCAGTCGGTGACCCAGTCATCTATTGGTCCACGCAACTGCTCCTCCTCACCGTCCTTGGCTCTCTGATCTATGGGGGTTGGCGAGTCTTCAAGCCGGCTCCGTCCCGACCACAACAGGCAAGCGCGGATCCGACGCAACTGGAAGGGATGGCTGAGCGTAAACACGTCGTGGTTGTTGCCGGACCGCGGACCTTGTTAGCTCAAGCCAAGGTACTCCGGCCATCGATTGACAAGCCCGGTCCTCATGACCTTGGCTTCTTCCTCGGAACGAGCCGTGGAGTGGAGTGCTGGATGGGGGTTCGGGACTCATTGGTGATCCTCGGACCGCCGGGTTCTGGCAAAGGCCTCAACCTGATCATCCCCTCGATCCTGGATGCACCAGGAGCCGTCATCACGACCTCGACCCGACCCGACAACCTTACCGTCACCCTGGCTGCTCGCGCGAGCGAGGGGCGACCGGTTGGCGTATTCGATCCACAGGGGCTTGCGATTGGTGCTCCCTCATCTCTGCGCTGGTCTCCGATCCGGGGTTGTGAGCGTCCCCAGACGGCGATGGTCCGAGCAGCCGCCCTCTGTGCGGACGCGGGCCGTGGGGTTACCGAGGCCAACTTCTGGCAGCAACAGACTCAGACAGCCATCCGGTGCATGTTGCACGCAGCGGCCGTGGCCAAACTACCCCCGGCGGTCCTCTATGAATGGAGCCTCTCAGCCGCAGCAGCCAAGGATGCCGTGGCGATTCTCTCGATCAACCCCAACGCAACTCCCACCTGGGATCGGGCACTCGATGCCATCGTGTCGGCCGATCATAGGCAACGAGACTCTGTATGGTCGATGGTCGGTAATGCTCTGGCTCCCCTCGCTGATCCCCAGGTGCTTGCTGCCGTGTCCCCCGTCGAAGGAGAGGACTTCGACCCGGTTGACTTTCTGAAACGCCGAGGGACGCTCTATCTCCTTGGCACCGCTACTGGCACATCGGCCACCGCTGGCTTGGTATCAGCGCTCGTCGAGGACGTGGTCGAGGTGGCTCGCCGCATGGCAGCCGCAGCCCCCGGGGCACGTCTCGATCCGCCACTTTGTCTCATTTTGGACGAGGCTGCGAACTACCCTCTGCCATCGCTTGGCTCGCTGATGTCAGAAGGGGGCGGCACTGGTATCCCAACGATGGTTGTTCTGCAGTCGCTTGCCCAAGCGAGAGACAGATGGGGCACCGAAACAGCCGAAGCCATTTGGGACTCAGCGACCGCGAAGATCGTGATGGGCGGCAGCTCGAACGCGAGCGATCTGGCCGACATCTCCCGGCTACTCGGCGAGCGTGAGGTTCAGGAGGTGAGCCAGTCGTATCAAGCTGGTTCCAAGTCGGTCTCTACCTCCATCCGGCGTGTCAACGTACTCGATCCGGCCACGATTCGGACCTTGAAGTTTGGCCATGGACTGCTATTGTTCAGAGCCTCACAACCGATCATCATGACCTTGCGACCCTGGATCAGCCGTCGGGATGCCGATAGCCTCCGAAACGATCAAGCCAGGATCGAAGCCCTGGTGCGCCAGGGCGCAATGGAGGTCCTGGGAGATGCGTGA
- a CDS encoding HAD family hydrolase: MASSSKLDRPTIRTVVFDVGETLVDESREYGSWADWLGVPRHTFSATFGAVIASGADYRDTFKVFRPGFNLTAEREARAVAGEPESFGESDLYADARPTLAALQASGLVVGIAGNQTARAEMILRNLNLPADWITTSEHLGVEKPSPEFFAAIASLAGCETSEILYVGDRLDNDISPAQATGMATVLIRRGPWGHILHDPETEARCLATIASLSELVDLLASG; encoded by the coding sequence GTGGCAAGTTCTTCGAAGCTCGATCGCCCAACGATTCGAACGGTGGTTTTTGATGTTGGTGAAACCCTCGTCGATGAGTCTCGTGAGTACGGCTCCTGGGCCGACTGGCTTGGCGTTCCCCGCCACACCTTCTCAGCAACCTTCGGTGCGGTGATCGCCAGTGGGGCGGACTACCGCGATACCTTCAAAGTGTTCCGTCCTGGATTTAACCTCACAGCCGAGCGCGAGGCGAGGGCTGTCGCTGGTGAACCGGAGAGCTTTGGTGAGTCTGACCTCTATGCAGACGCCAGGCCCACTCTCGCCGCTCTCCAGGCCTCAGGTCTGGTCGTTGGGATCGCCGGGAATCAGACCGCACGAGCCGAAATGATCCTGCGCAACCTAAACCTCCCCGCCGATTGGATCACCACCTCTGAGCATCTGGGGGTTGAGAAGCCATCACCAGAGTTCTTTGCAGCTATCGCGAGCTTGGCGGGTTGCGAAACCTCGGAGATCCTCTATGTGGGGGACAGACTCGACAATGACATCTCACCAGCCCAAGCGACGGGAATGGCCACTGTGCTCATTCGGCGTGGGCCCTGGGGTCATATTCTGCACGACCCTGAGACCGAGGCACGATGCCTTGCCACAATTGCGTCTCTGTCCGAACTGGTTGACTTACTAGCCAGCGGCTAA
- a CDS encoding C40 family peptidase: MDHKFLLTIPVVALAGLVGLVTLLGGATGPASQQASLSTLVNMAGCQSTGLLASLDPAQSVNAETIVSVTAAASGESTQAEQIALMVAITESGLRNLGNTKVPGSNSGQGMGSNGYSVGLFQEQAQEGWGTIAEESNPADAAGLFVQRLLAIPGWQRMKPWHAAQLVQGSKFANGSNYRRHWSEAGAVLAKVTGSFTTAGCGAGVGGGLAEVASSYGLPSGYTIPVGTTPKARLALTYAVRKLGSKYVWGAAGPNSFDCSGLTMMAWAQAGVTLDHYTVDQMREGQAVAASAIAPGDLVLVPGTDSPGPGLPGHVGIYLGDGLVESAVDPQLGVVVQSFANFVSGGLDAIVNPAG, translated from the coding sequence GTGGACCACAAGTTCTTACTCACCATCCCTGTCGTCGCCCTTGCCGGCCTGGTGGGCCTCGTCACTCTATTGGGCGGAGCTACCGGGCCGGCTTCCCAACAGGCTTCACTCTCGACCTTGGTGAATATGGCGGGCTGCCAGTCCACTGGACTGCTCGCCTCTCTCGATCCTGCACAGTCGGTGAACGCTGAGACGATCGTGTCGGTCACCGCCGCGGCATCAGGCGAGTCGACCCAGGCTGAGCAGATCGCGCTCATGGTGGCGATCACCGAGAGCGGATTGCGCAACCTCGGAAATACGAAGGTGCCGGGTTCGAACAGCGGGCAAGGAATGGGCAGCAATGGTTACTCGGTCGGTCTATTTCAGGAGCAGGCACAGGAGGGATGGGGGACGATCGCCGAGGAGTCCAACCCTGCCGACGCGGCAGGTCTATTCGTTCAGCGCCTGCTTGCGATCCCCGGTTGGCAAAGGATGAAGCCCTGGCACGCCGCACAGCTGGTCCAGGGATCGAAGTTCGCCAACGGTTCGAATTACAGGAGGCACTGGTCAGAAGCTGGCGCCGTACTGGCCAAGGTCACTGGGTCGTTCACGACAGCGGGTTGTGGCGCTGGGGTTGGTGGCGGTCTCGCCGAGGTAGCAAGCTCCTACGGTCTCCCCTCCGGATACACCATTCCCGTCGGCACAACGCCGAAAGCACGCCTTGCTCTGACCTATGCGGTCAGAAAACTTGGATCGAAATACGTGTGGGGTGCCGCGGGGCCGAACTCCTTTGACTGCTCAGGCCTCACGATGATGGCATGGGCACAGGCCGGCGTCACCCTCGATCATTACACCGTTGATCAGATGCGCGAGGGCCAAGCGGTCGCAGCGAGTGCGATCGCCCCCGGCGATCTTGTCCTCGTGCCAGGCACGGACTCGCCGGGCCCCGGATTGCCGGGTCACGTTGGCATCTACCTCGGTGACGGACTGGTTGAGTCGGCAGTTGATCCACAGCTTGGCGTCGTCGTGCAATCCTTCGCGAACTTCGTCTCGGGCGGCCTCGACGCGATAGTGAACCCCGCTGGTTAA
- a CDS encoding ArdC-like ssDNA-binding domain-containing protein: MSKEEQRATMAAKVAAAQAILEAEIVKLHSGEDWLNYLDFAAKLHAYSPNNAQLITLQHAKAFEEGRVEDPSPGFVAGFNTWRALGRQVEKGQRGYAILAPVRYTQRSVANRDGVVRVLRPGEAPDPGETEQTQQVLGGFKVEYVFSQSQTTGVALPEPPMPKLLEGEAPSGLGEAVMTLVTERGFTVETAASLTELKGANGVTDFMARSVRIREDMDDAAMVKTMIHEAAHVLLHETAPGSLLDRPRQEVEAESVAFIVAAAHGMSSGDYSFPYVAAWAGPDPAKVIAQTQARVSQAAKVILGASPAPHTTGGKVPGIELALARAGSERNVDLSRLEQTDIGPIGETDVAASQ; this comes from the coding sequence ATGAGCAAAGAAGAGCAGCGCGCGACAATGGCTGCGAAGGTCGCAGCCGCTCAAGCAATCCTAGAGGCTGAAATCGTCAAGCTCCATTCGGGTGAGGATTGGCTGAATTATCTTGACTTTGCGGCGAAGTTGCATGCTTACAGCCCCAACAATGCACAGCTCATCACCCTACAGCACGCCAAGGCATTCGAGGAGGGACGTGTAGAGGATCCGAGTCCTGGTTTCGTAGCGGGGTTCAACACCTGGAGAGCACTTGGACGACAGGTGGAGAAGGGACAGAGGGGCTATGCGATACTTGCTCCTGTGCGATACACGCAACGTAGCGTCGCCAACAGGGATGGAGTAGTTCGGGTTCTGCGCCCTGGTGAGGCACCCGATCCTGGAGAGACCGAACAAACCCAACAGGTACTCGGCGGCTTCAAGGTGGAGTATGTGTTCTCGCAGTCGCAGACGACTGGTGTGGCACTTCCGGAGCCACCAATGCCAAAGCTGCTGGAAGGTGAGGCGCCCTCCGGCTTGGGTGAGGCGGTCATGACCCTGGTAACGGAACGGGGTTTTACGGTTGAGACTGCTGCTTCTCTCACAGAACTCAAGGGGGCGAACGGCGTAACTGACTTCATGGCCCGTAGTGTCCGCATCCGCGAAGACATGGATGATGCGGCGATGGTAAAAACCATGATCCACGAGGCTGCCCATGTCCTCTTGCACGAAACTGCGCCCGGCTCGCTGCTTGACCGTCCTCGCCAAGAGGTCGAAGCCGAGTCGGTCGCCTTTATCGTGGCCGCTGCCCACGGCATGTCGAGCGGTGATTACAGCTTCCCCTACGTTGCCGCTTGGGCCGGTCCTGACCCAGCTAAAGTTATCGCCCAAACCCAAGCACGAGTCTCACAAGCCGCCAAGGTCATTCTTGGGGCATCTCCCGCTCCTCACACAACCGGAGGCAAGGTGCCCGGTATCGAATTGGCTCTAGCGCGGGCGGGATCTGAGCGGAATGTAGACCTGAGTCGACTTGAGCAGACGGACATCGGGCCCATAGGCGAGACCGATGTGGCGGCGTCCCAATGA
- a CDS encoding DUF6112 family protein produces MFNLLAVNISPNTSGLPGIAELENIVGALLTVGLVAAVAGVIVSAIVWALGHHSSNPNHTSRGKTGVLASLIAALLIGGADVLVNFFVGAGRAL; encoded by the coding sequence ATGTTCAACCTACTTGCGGTTAATATCAGCCCGAATACCTCTGGCCTCCCGGGCATCGCCGAACTGGAAAATATTGTTGGTGCTCTGCTCACCGTCGGCCTTGTCGCGGCCGTTGCGGGCGTCATCGTCTCTGCGATTGTGTGGGCACTCGGCCATCATTCGAGCAATCCGAACCATACCTCGAGAGGCAAGACGGGCGTGCTCGCTAGCCTCATCGCCGCGCTGCTCATTGGCGGAGCCGACGTATTGGTCAACTTCTTTGTCGGTGCGGGGCGCGCATTGTAA